A window of Leclercia adecarboxylata contains these coding sequences:
- a CDS encoding MalY/PatB family protein, which produces MFDFSAVVDRHGTWCTQWDYIADRFGAADLLPFTISDMDFATAPCIIDALQSRIGHGVFGYSRWKNDEFLAAVAHWFHQRFNSLIDTDAIVYGPSVIYMVSELIRQWSAAGDGVVIHTPAYDAFYNAVAGNDRQVVSVGLHKTATGWQCDMAELEAVLAQPQNKILLLCSPHNPTGKVWSREELNTMAELCARHGVAVISDEIHMDMVWGNNRHTPWCEVARGKWALLTSGSKSFNIPALTGAYGVIGDEASRTAYLQALKGRDGLSSPSVLALVAHIAAYEQGETWLDALRGYLEANLQYVADRLNAALPTLNWQVPEATYLAWVDLRPLNIDDRALQKVLIEQQKVAIMPGYTYGEEGNGFIRLNAGCPRSKLEQGVERLIAGINALR; this is translated from the coding sequence ATGTTTGATTTTTCAGCCGTCGTGGATCGTCACGGCACCTGGTGTACCCAGTGGGACTATATTGCGGACCGCTTCGGGGCCGCCGATCTGCTGCCGTTTACCATCTCGGACATGGATTTCGCCACCGCCCCCTGCATCATCGACGCCCTGCAGTCGCGCATCGGCCACGGCGTCTTTGGCTATAGCCGCTGGAAAAACGATGAATTTCTTGCCGCGGTGGCGCACTGGTTCCATCAGCGTTTCAACAGCCTCATCGACACTGACGCCATCGTCTATGGCCCGTCGGTGATCTATATGGTGTCGGAGCTGATCCGCCAGTGGTCAGCTGCGGGGGACGGCGTGGTGATCCACACCCCGGCCTACGACGCATTCTACAATGCCGTTGCGGGCAATGACCGTCAGGTAGTTTCTGTGGGGCTGCATAAAACCGCTACGGGATGGCAGTGCGACATGGCTGAACTGGAAGCGGTGCTGGCCCAGCCGCAGAACAAAATTTTGCTGCTTTGCAGCCCGCACAACCCCACCGGCAAGGTCTGGAGCCGGGAGGAGCTGAACACCATGGCTGAACTGTGCGCACGCCACGGCGTGGCGGTGATCAGCGATGAGATCCATATGGATATGGTCTGGGGCAACAACCGACATACCCCCTGGTGCGAAGTGGCCCGCGGTAAATGGGCTCTGCTGACCTCCGGCTCCAAGAGCTTTAACATTCCCGCCCTCACCGGGGCTTACGGGGTGATCGGCGACGAGGCCAGCCGCACGGCCTATCTGCAGGCGCTTAAAGGGCGCGACGGGCTCTCTTCGCCCTCGGTGCTGGCACTGGTGGCGCATATTGCCGCGTATGAGCAGGGTGAAACCTGGCTGGATGCGCTGCGCGGTTATCTGGAGGCGAACCTGCAGTATGTGGCCGACAGGCTCAATGCCGCCTTACCGACGTTAAACTGGCAAGTGCCGGAGGCGACCTACCTGGCATGGGTGGATCTTCGTCCACTCAATATCGACGATCGCGCGCTGCAAAAAGTGCTGATTGAGCAGCAAAAAGTGGCCATTATGCCGGGTTATACCTACGGCGAAGAGGGTAACGGCTTTATCCGCCTCAACGCCGGATGCCCGCGCAGCAAGCTGGAGCAAGGCGTCGAACGCCTGATTGCCGGAATCAACGCCCTGCGGTGA
- a CDS encoding oxidoreductase: protein MSDKIRVGLIGYGYASKTFHAPLIDGTPGMELAAISSSDATKVHADWPTVPVVSEPKHLFNDPNIDLIVIPTPNDTHFPLAKAALEAGKHVVVDKPFTVTLSQARELDALAKSLGKLLSVFHNRRWDSDFLTVKALIADGSLGEVAFFESHFDRFRPQVRNRWRELAGPGSGIWYDLAPHLLDQAVNLFGLPVSLNVDLAQLRPGAQATDYFHAVLSYPQRRVVLHGTMMAAAESARYIVHGTRGSYVKFGLDPQEDRLKNGERLPQEDWGYDMRDGVLTRVEGEERVEETWLTLPGNYPAYYAGIRDALNGDGENPVPASQAIQIMELIELGIESAKHRATLCLA, encoded by the coding sequence ATGAGCGACAAAATCCGTGTTGGATTAATAGGTTATGGTTATGCGAGTAAAACATTTCATGCCCCGCTGATTGATGGCACCCCGGGGATGGAGCTGGCAGCAATTTCCAGTAGCGATGCGACGAAGGTCCACGCCGACTGGCCAACCGTGCCGGTAGTTTCCGAGCCGAAGCATCTGTTTAACGATCCGAATATCGACCTGATCGTTATCCCGACACCAAACGATACCCATTTCCCGCTGGCAAAAGCCGCCCTGGAAGCGGGCAAGCATGTGGTGGTGGATAAGCCCTTCACCGTGACGTTGTCACAGGCTCGCGAGCTGGATGCGCTGGCGAAAAGCCTGGGTAAACTGCTCTCCGTCTTCCACAACCGCCGTTGGGACAGCGACTTCCTTACCGTTAAGGCGCTGATTGCCGACGGTTCCCTCGGGGAAGTGGCGTTCTTTGAGTCCCATTTCGACCGTTTCCGTCCGCAGGTGCGTAACCGCTGGCGTGAGCTGGCGGGGCCGGGCAGCGGCATCTGGTACGATCTGGCTCCGCATCTTCTCGACCAGGCCGTCAACCTGTTCGGACTGCCGGTGAGCCTGAACGTCGATCTTGCCCAGCTGCGCCCTGGCGCGCAGGCGACGGACTACTTCCACGCGGTGCTCAGCTACCCGCAGCGTCGCGTAGTGCTGCACGGCACCATGATGGCCGCGGCGGAATCCGCCCGTTATATCGTCCATGGTACCCGCGGCAGCTACGTGAAGTTTGGTCTCGACCCGCAGGAAGATCGTCTGAAAAACGGCGAACGTCTGCCGCAGGAAGACTGGGGCTACGATATGCGTGATGGCGTGCTGACCCGCGTTGAAGGCGAAGAGCGCGTGGAGGAGACCTGGCTGACCCTGCCGGGTAACTATCCGGCCTATTACGCCGGTATCCGCGATGCCCTGAACGGTGACGGGGAAAACCCGGTTCCGGCAAGTCAGGCGATTCAGATTATGGAACTGATTGAGCTGGGTATAGAGTCCGCGAAACATCGCGCGACCCTCTGTCTGGCATAA
- the rsxD gene encoding electron transport complex subunit RsxD has translation MVFRIASSPYTHNQRQTSRIMMLVCLAALPGIAVQLWFFGWGTLLQITLGCVSALAAEALVLRLRNVAVRKILADNSALLTGLLLAISIPPFAPWWMVVLGTVFAVIIAKQLYGGLGHNPFNPAMIGYVVLLISFPVQMTSWLPPHDIAATVPGFVDAVQVIFSGHTASGADMNSLRLGVDGISQATPLDTFKTSLHAGHSVEQILKYPIYSGVLAGAGWQWVNLAYLAGGLFLLWQKAIRWHIPVSFLVTLAVCSGLGWVFSPESLASPQIHLLSGATMLGAFFILTDPVTASTTNRGRLIFGALAGLLVWLIRSFGGYPDGLAFAVLLANITVPLIDYYTRPRVYGHR, from the coding sequence ATGGTTTTCAGAATCGCAAGCTCCCCTTATACCCATAACCAGCGCCAGACATCGCGCATTATGATGCTGGTTTGCCTGGCCGCGCTGCCGGGCATTGCCGTTCAGCTCTGGTTTTTCGGCTGGGGTACGCTGCTGCAGATTACCCTCGGCTGCGTCAGCGCGCTGGCGGCCGAAGCCCTGGTGCTCAGGCTGCGTAACGTTGCGGTGCGCAAAATTCTGGCGGACAACTCCGCCCTGCTTACCGGTCTGCTGCTGGCCATCAGTATCCCCCCCTTCGCGCCGTGGTGGATGGTGGTGCTCGGCACCGTATTCGCGGTAATCATCGCCAAGCAGCTGTATGGCGGCCTGGGGCATAACCCGTTTAACCCGGCGATGATTGGCTATGTGGTGCTGCTGATCTCCTTCCCGGTACAGATGACCAGCTGGCTGCCGCCGCATGACATCGCTGCGACGGTGCCAGGCTTTGTCGATGCCGTGCAGGTGATCTTCTCTGGCCACACCGCCAGCGGCGCTGATATGAACAGCCTGCGCCTGGGAGTGGACGGCATCAGCCAGGCCACGCCGCTGGATACGTTTAAAACCTCCCTGCACGCCGGTCACAGTGTGGAGCAGATCCTGAAATACCCGATTTACAGCGGTGTGCTGGCGGGTGCAGGCTGGCAGTGGGTTAACCTCGCGTATCTGGCGGGCGGGCTGTTTCTGCTGTGGCAGAAAGCGATCCGCTGGCATATCCCGGTGAGCTTCCTGGTGACCCTCGCGGTCTGTTCCGGGCTGGGCTGGGTATTCTCACCGGAATCGCTGGCTTCGCCGCAGATCCATCTGCTCTCCGGGGCAACCATGCTGGGCGCCTTCTTTATTCTTACCGACCCGGTCACGGCGTCCACCACTAACCGTGGACGACTTATTTTTGGTGCCCTGGCCGGTCTGCTGGTGTGGCTGATCCGCAGCTTTGGCGGTTATCCGGATGGCCTAGCCTTCGCCGTGCTGCTGGCGAACATCACCGTACCGCTCATCGACTACTACACCCGTCCGCGCGTGTACGGCCATCGCTAA
- the blr gene encoding division septum protein Blr, producing MNRIIELAGWIVLGVSVILLGVASHIDNYQPPEPVNTVNHGKPHALIKNSDI from the coding sequence ATTAATCGAATTATCGAGTTAGCAGGGTGGATTGTGCTGGGCGTGTCGGTGATACTGCTCGGCGTGGCCAGCCATATTGATAACTACCAGCCGCCAGAACCGGTCAATACGGTCAATCACGGCAAGCCTCATGCACTGATCAAAAATAGTGACATATGA
- the rsxB gene encoding electron transport complex subunit RsxB, translated as MNAIWIAIAVLGVLGLVFGIILGYASRRFAVEDDPVVEKIDELLPQSQCGQCGYPGCRPYAEAVGTGGEKINRCAPGGEAVMLKIAGLLNVDPQPVDGDESAQEPVRMLAVIDEPNCIGCTKCIQACPVDAIVGATRAMHTVMEDLCTGCNLCVAPCPTQCIELRPVATTTDSWKWDLQTIPVRIIPVEQHA; from the coding sequence ATGAATGCAATCTGGATTGCCATTGCTGTCCTCGGCGTTTTGGGGCTGGTATTTGGCATTATTCTCGGTTATGCCTCGCGCCGCTTTGCAGTGGAGGACGACCCGGTTGTTGAAAAAATTGATGAGCTGCTGCCGCAAAGCCAGTGCGGACAGTGCGGCTACCCTGGCTGTCGCCCTTACGCAGAGGCGGTGGGCACCGGCGGCGAGAAAATTAACCGCTGTGCCCCCGGTGGCGAAGCGGTGATGCTCAAAATAGCTGGGCTGTTGAACGTTGATCCCCAGCCGGTCGACGGTGATGAAAGCGCCCAGGAGCCGGTGCGCATGCTGGCGGTCATTGATGAGCCCAACTGCATCGGCTGCACCAAATGTATTCAGGCCTGTCCGGTAGATGCCATCGTGGGCGCCACGCGCGCCATGCATACCGTGATGGAAGACCTGTGTACCGGCTGTAATCTCTGTGTCGCCCCCTGCCCGACCCAGTGCATTGAATTACGCCCGGTAGCAACCACAACTGACAGCTGGAAATGGGATCTTCAGACCATTCCGGTGCGCATTATTCCTGTGGAACAACATGCTTAA
- the rsxG gene encoding electron transport complex subunit RsxG produces the protein MLKTMQKHGVTLALFAGVLTGLTALVNGLTKSTIDEQAARQQKALFDQVIPADLYDNALQKSCYLVQDPALGKGPHRIFIARKGDTPVGAVMEATAPDGYSGAIQLLVGTDFSGTVLGTRVTQHHETPGLGDKIETRLSDWILHFAGKVIHGIDDPAFAVKKDGGEIDQFTGATITPRAVVNAVKRAGVYAQTLPAQLNNLPACEE, from the coding sequence ATGTTAAAAACGATGCAAAAACACGGCGTGACGCTGGCGCTCTTTGCCGGGGTGCTGACCGGCCTGACCGCGCTGGTTAACGGCTTGACCAAATCCACCATTGATGAACAGGCGGCCCGACAGCAGAAGGCGCTGTTTGACCAGGTTATCCCGGCGGATTTGTACGATAACGCGTTGCAAAAGAGCTGCTACCTTGTCCAGGACCCGGCGCTGGGCAAAGGTCCTCACCGTATTTTTATTGCCCGTAAAGGCGATACGCCGGTCGGCGCTGTAATGGAGGCCACGGCCCCGGATGGTTACTCCGGTGCTATCCAGCTGCTGGTTGGCACTGATTTCTCGGGCACCGTGCTGGGCACGCGCGTGACGCAACATCACGAAACGCCAGGGCTTGGGGATAAAATCGAGACCCGTTTGAGCGACTGGATTTTGCATTTTGCCGGTAAAGTTATTCATGGTATTGACGATCCGGCGTTTGCGGTGAAAAAAGATGGCGGCGAAATCGATCAGTTTACCGGTGCAACCATTACTCCACGCGCGGTGGTGAATGCCGTTAAGCGCGCCGGCGTCTACGCGCAAACGCTGCCTGCGCAACTTAACAATCTGCCCGCCTGTGAGGAGTGA
- the add gene encoding adenosine deaminase — translation MIDTTLPLTDVHRHLDGNIRAQTILDLGRQYNLTLPAQTLETLIPHVQVTENEPDLVSFLSKLDWGVKVLASLDACRRVAFENIEDAARNGLHYVELRFSPGYMAMNHNLPVEGVVEAVIAGVREGCKTFNVEARLIGIMSRTFGEAACLQELEALLAHRDGIVAVDLAGDELGFPGSLFLSHFNRARDAGWHITVHAGEAAGPESIWQAIRELGAGRIGHGVKAVEDRALMDFLAEQRIGIESCLTSNIQTSTVATLAHHPLKTFLEHGVMASLNTDDPAVQGVDIIHEYNVAAPLAGLSREQIRQAQINGLEMAFLTPAEKQALRDKVARG, via the coding sequence ATGATTGATACCACCCTCCCGCTAACTGACGTTCACCGCCACCTTGACGGCAACATCCGCGCCCAGACCATTCTGGACCTTGGTCGTCAGTATAATTTAACCCTGCCCGCGCAAACCCTTGAGACACTCATCCCGCATGTGCAGGTTACGGAAAACGAGCCGGATCTGGTCAGCTTTTTAAGCAAACTCGACTGGGGGGTAAAAGTTCTCGCCTCGCTGGACGCCTGCCGCCGCGTCGCCTTTGAAAATATCGAAGATGCCGCGCGTAACGGCCTGCACTACGTTGAGCTGCGTTTCTCGCCGGGCTATATGGCGATGAACCATAACTTGCCGGTCGAAGGTGTGGTGGAGGCGGTGATCGCAGGCGTTCGCGAAGGGTGCAAGACCTTTAACGTGGAAGCACGCCTGATTGGCATTATGAGCCGTACCTTTGGCGAAGCCGCCTGCCTGCAGGAGCTCGAGGCGCTGCTGGCGCACCGGGACGGTATCGTTGCGGTGGATCTGGCAGGCGACGAACTGGGCTTCCCGGGGAGCCTGTTCCTCTCCCACTTCAACCGCGCCCGCGATGCGGGCTGGCACATCACCGTGCATGCCGGTGAAGCGGCGGGGCCGGAGAGTATCTGGCAGGCCATTCGTGAACTGGGCGCCGGGCGAATCGGGCATGGGGTGAAGGCGGTAGAAGACAGAGCCCTGATGGACTTTCTGGCCGAGCAGCGCATCGGGATCGAATCCTGTCTGACCTCCAACATCCAGACCAGCACCGTGGCGACGCTGGCGCACCATCCCCTGAAAACGTTCCTTGAGCATGGGGTGATGGCGTCGCTGAATACCGACGACCCGGCGGTTCAGGGGGTGGATATCATTCACGAGTACAATGTGGCCGCTCCGCTGGCAGGACTGAGCCGGGAGCAGATCCGCCAGGCGCAGATCAATGGTCTGGAGATGGCATTTTTAACGCCAGCAGAGAAGCAGGCGCTGCGCGACAAGGTTGCACGCGGATAA
- the ydgT gene encoding transcription modulator YdgT, translated as MTVQDYLLKFRKINSLESLEKLFDHLNYTLNDNQEIISMYRAADHRRAELVSGGRLFNIGEVPKSVWRYVL; from the coding sequence ATGACAGTTCAGGACTATTTATTAAAGTTTCGCAAAATTAATTCCCTTGAAAGCCTGGAAAAGCTGTTTGATCATCTGAATTATACCCTGAACGATAATCAGGAGATTATCAGCATGTACCGCGCCGCCGATCACCGTCGCGCAGAGCTGGTCTCCGGCGGACGCCTGTTTAACATCGGTGAAGTGCCAAAGTCCGTGTGGCGTTACGTGCTCTAA
- the rsxC gene encoding electron transport complex subunit RsxC — MLKLFSAFRKEKIWDFDGGIHPPEMKTQSSGTPLRQIPLANRFIIPLKQHIGAEGELCVKPGDSVLRGQPLTFGRGRMLPVHAPTSGTVVAIAPHTVAHPSALSEMCIVIEADGEDRWIERDGWSDYRSHSREELITRIHQSGVAGLGGAGFPTGNKLQGGGDKIKTLIINAAECEPYITADDRLMQDCAAQIVEGIRILAHILQPQDVLIGIEDNKPQAISMLRAVLAGSHDIGLRVIPTKYPSGGAKQLTQILTGKQVPHGGRSSDIGVLMQNVGTAYAVKRAVIDGEPLTERVVTLTGEAVSRPGNVWARLGTPVRHLLDQAGFCPSAEQMVIMGGPLMGFTLPWLDVPVVKITNCLLAPSVSEMGEEQEEKGCIRCSACADACPADLLPQQLYWYSKGQIHDKAKSHNLADCIECGACAWVCPSNIPLVQYFRVEKAEIYAIAQEEKRAAEAKARFEARQQRLEREKAAREERHKKAAVQPAAKDQDAINAALARVREKKANATEEVVIPAGQRPDNSEVIAAREARKAEARARQSEKAQAAAAQPEADPRKAAVEAAIARAKARKAAQPDESQAEPTPVDPRKAAVEAAIARAKARKAAQPDESQAAPTEEKTPVDPRKAAVEAAIARAKARKAAQPDDIQIEPTPVDPRKAAVEAAIARAKARKAAQPDESQAAPTEEKTPVDPRKAAVEAAIARAKARKAAQQEEEPAANDDPRKAAVAAAIARVQAKKAAQKAVNED, encoded by the coding sequence ATGCTTAAGTTATTTTCTGCCTTCAGAAAAGAGAAGATCTGGGATTTCGACGGCGGTATTCATCCGCCGGAGATGAAAACCCAGTCCAGCGGCACGCCGCTGCGCCAGATCCCGCTGGCCAACCGTTTTATTATCCCCCTGAAACAGCACATCGGCGCTGAGGGTGAGCTGTGCGTGAAGCCTGGCGACAGCGTGTTACGCGGCCAGCCGCTGACCTTCGGGCGCGGGCGTATGCTGCCTGTACACGCCCCGACCTCCGGCACCGTAGTGGCGATTGCTCCGCATACGGTGGCCCACCCTTCCGCGCTGTCTGAAATGTGCATCGTCATCGAGGCCGATGGCGAAGATCGCTGGATTGAACGCGACGGCTGGAGCGACTATCGCAGCCACAGCCGGGAAGAACTCATCACCCGCATTCATCAGTCCGGCGTCGCCGGGCTGGGCGGCGCAGGCTTTCCGACCGGCAACAAACTGCAGGGCGGCGGCGACAAAATTAAGACCCTGATCATCAACGCCGCCGAGTGCGAGCCGTACATTACGGCGGACGACCGTCTGATGCAGGACTGCGCGGCACAGATCGTCGAAGGTATTCGTATCCTGGCCCACATTCTGCAGCCCCAGGACGTGCTGATCGGCATCGAAGATAACAAACCGCAGGCCATCTCCATGCTGCGTGCGGTGCTGGCAGGCAGCCACGATATCGGCCTGCGCGTGATCCCGACCAAATACCCTTCGGGCGGTGCGAAGCAGCTGACCCAGATATTAACCGGCAAGCAGGTTCCCCACGGTGGCCGCTCCTCTGACATCGGCGTTCTGATGCAGAACGTCGGCACCGCCTATGCGGTGAAACGTGCGGTCATTGACGGCGAGCCGCTCACCGAGCGCGTCGTCACCCTCACCGGTGAAGCCGTCAGCCGCCCCGGCAACGTCTGGGCGCGCCTTGGCACCCCTGTTCGTCACCTGCTTGACCAGGCTGGCTTCTGCCCGAGCGCTGAGCAGATGGTGATCATGGGTGGCCCACTCATGGGCTTTACCCTGCCGTGGCTGGATGTCCCGGTGGTGAAAATTACCAACTGCCTGCTGGCACCGTCCGTCAGCGAGATGGGTGAAGAGCAGGAAGAGAAAGGCTGCATTCGCTGTAGCGCCTGCGCCGACGCCTGCCCTGCCGATCTGCTGCCTCAGCAGCTCTACTGGTACAGCAAAGGGCAGATCCACGACAAAGCGAAATCCCATAACCTGGCCGACTGCATTGAGTGCGGGGCCTGCGCCTGGGTCTGCCCAAGCAACATTCCGCTGGTGCAGTATTTCCGCGTTGAAAAAGCCGAAATCTACGCCATCGCCCAGGAAGAGAAGCGTGCCGCCGAAGCTAAAGCACGTTTTGAAGCGCGCCAGCAGCGCCTTGAGCGCGAAAAAGCCGCCCGCGAGGAGCGCCATAAGAAAGCCGCGGTTCAGCCTGCGGCGAAAGATCAGGATGCCATTAATGCCGCCCTGGCACGGGTACGCGAGAAGAAAGCGAACGCCACCGAAGAGGTGGTGATCCCGGCGGGTCAGCGTCCGGACAACAGCGAGGTCATAGCCGCCCGCGAAGCGCGTAAAGCAGAGGCCCGGGCGCGTCAGTCAGAAAAAGCTCAGGCCGCCGCAGCGCAGCCTGAAGCCGATCCGCGTAAAGCGGCGGTTGAAGCGGCTATCGCCCGCGCCAAAGCCCGCAAAGCGGCCCAGCCGGACGAAAGCCAGGCCGAACCGACCCCGGTCGATCCGCGTAAAGCGGCGGTTGAAGCGGCTATCGCCCGCGCCAAAGCCCGTAAAGCGGCCCAGCCGGACGAAAGCCAGGCCGCGCCGACGGAAGAGAAAACGCCCGTCGATCCGCGTAAAGCCGCAGTCGAAGCGGCCATTGCCCGCGCCAAAGCCCGTAAAGCGGCCCAGCCGGACGATATCCAGATCGAGCCGACCCCGGTCGATCCGCGTAAAGCGGCGGTCGAAGCGGCTATTGCCCGCGCTAAAGCCCGTAAAGCGGCCCAGCCGGACGAAAGCCAGGCCGCGCCGACGGAAGAGAAAACGCCCGTCGATCCGCGTAAAGCCGCAGTCGAAGCGGCCATTGCGCGTGCTAAAGCGCGCAAGGCAGCGCAGCAGGAAGAAGAACCGGCCGCCAATGACGATCCACGCAAAGCGGCAGTTGCTGCCGCCATCGCGCGCGTCCAGGCGAAGAAAGCCGCACAGAAGGCAGTTAACGAGGATTAA
- a CDS encoding DUF2569 domain-containing protein, which translates to MTTTAGEKIGGWLLAPLAWLLVALLSASLALVLYSTALITPHALKTLGAQNTTAIVMWFISFAFAIAMWYYTLWLTIAFFKRRRSVPKHYIIWLLVSVLLAVKAFAFSPVSDALAVRQLFFPLLVTALFVPYFKRSARVKNTFVNP; encoded by the coding sequence ATGACCACAACGGCTGGAGAAAAAATTGGCGGCTGGTTACTTGCTCCGCTTGCCTGGCTGCTGGTTGCATTATTAAGTGCCTCGCTGGCGCTGGTACTTTACTCTACTGCATTAATTACGCCGCACGCGTTAAAAACGCTCGGTGCGCAAAATACGACTGCTATTGTCATGTGGTTTATTTCTTTCGCCTTTGCGATAGCCATGTGGTACTACACGCTGTGGCTGACCATTGCGTTTTTCAAACGTCGCCGCAGCGTGCCTAAGCACTATATTATCTGGCTGCTGGTCTCCGTATTGCTGGCTGTTAAAGCCTTCGCGTTTTCGCCCGTATCCGATGCGCTGGCAGTAAGACAACTCTTCTTCCCACTGCTGGTGACTGCGCTGTTCGTGCCCTACTTTAAGCGCTCGGCACGCGTGAAGAACACCTTTGTGAACCCGTAA
- the rsxA gene encoding electron transport complex subunit RsxA, translating into MTDYLLLFVGTVLVNNFVLVKFLGLCPFMGVSKKLETAMGMGLATTFVLTLASICAWWVDTWILIPLGLTYLRTLAFILVIAVVVQFTEMVVRKTSPALYRLLGIFLPLITTNCAVLGVALLNINLGHNFLQSALYGFSAAVGFSLVMVLFAAIRERLVAADIPAPFRGNAIALVTAGLMSLAFMGFSGLVKL; encoded by the coding sequence ATGACCGATTACTTACTGCTCTTCGTCGGCACGGTGCTGGTAAACAACTTCGTCCTCGTGAAGTTTCTTGGCCTGTGCCCGTTTATGGGCGTGTCTAAAAAGCTGGAAACCGCGATGGGGATGGGGCTGGCAACAACCTTCGTGCTGACCCTCGCCTCAATCTGCGCCTGGTGGGTAGATACCTGGATCTTAATCCCCCTCGGTCTGACCTATCTGCGCACGCTGGCCTTCATTCTGGTTATCGCTGTGGTGGTGCAGTTCACCGAAATGGTGGTGCGTAAAACCAGCCCGGCGCTGTACCGCCTGCTCGGCATCTTCCTGCCGCTGATCACCACCAACTGTGCGGTGCTCGGCGTGGCGCTGCTCAATATAAACCTTGGGCACAATTTTCTGCAGTCGGCCCTGTACGGCTTTTCCGCCGCGGTCGGCTTCTCGCTGGTGATGGTGCTGTTTGCGGCGATCCGCGAACGCCTTGTCGCGGCCGATATCCCGGCACCGTTTCGCGGTAACGCTATCGCACTGGTTACCGCCGGTCTCATGTCTCTGGCCTTTATGGGCTTTAGTGGTCTGGTGAAGTTGTAA